From the genome of Ziziphus jujuba cultivar Dongzao chromosome 4, ASM3175591v1:
TTCTCATTGGAGCCACTGGAAGGCCTTGGAGCCGAGACTCCATGCTCCATGTTCATGAACCCTTCCGCCGTGTTCACCCCTCCTCCTCCACCACCTCCGTTAACGTTACCCGCTCTTCCTCCGGAGCTCAGTCTTTGAAGAAATCCGTCCACCGCCGGCGTGCTGGTTCCGTTACTCAGTCCGAACTGCAGGTACTGACCACCCTGACCCTGACCCTGATTCTGCTGTTGTAGCTGGTGGAATACCTGTTGTTGCTGTTGAAGCTGGAAACCCGCCGGAACCATCAGAGGGTTCATGAAATTCTGCCTGATTCCTCCACCACCGCCGCTGGCGAAACCGAAACTCACTCCGCCGGGATGAGAAACGGATCCGAACGGTGCACTCGGACCGCCGGTGAATTGCTGAACCATGGCACGGAAGTTTGCGGTGTCGGTATTCAGGAGAGTGGTCGGGGTTCGACGCGATGCCCTGGAACGCTTGCGTGCCGGCTTGGAGACTCGACCTTCGGGGCTGAGGTTGGTTGCGGCAGTGGGGCTGGAATTCCCTGAACCAAGTGGGTTAGCGGTGGTGGTGGTAGGGAAGGCAGTGGTGACAACAGTAGCATCTGAGATTACTCGATCGCCGCCAGGGGTGCTGGTTCCGCCGCCGCCGAATATGGGAGATGGTGTTAGATGATGACCGGGAGGATGAACGGGTTGGCCGGAAAAGCTTTGGTTGTAGAAGTGCATCCACTCGCTGGAGGAGGACATGGTTTGGTTCATGACCCAAGAGAGAGCCAAATTAAATCAAAGCCTATGGCCGGTCTCTTTGGGTGTGTGTGAAAGGAAAGTGAAAGTGaaagaaagggaaagagaaaagagTTTGTCTCTGTTTTTGTAAAAACAGAAGGGGGAAATGGAGCGTAGAAGGTGAAGCGTATTTATGGAGAGAGGGATTTTGATTGTGGTCAAAGTaagacttttctttttttcatttccttcttttttttttttttttttttggggtgtggGGAAGATGATCATGACCGTTGATCAGAATAAATGATCAAGATTAGAAAGTCCTTGTCACGTGCGAAAGCACGTGAGAGAAATTGGGTGgaatttcttgtgttttttGTGAATGAGACTTTCTCTTCTGGAAAGTCTTTGGTGTTGAGGGTTGCATGGTTCTTCCAGGAAGCTAacagcagagagagagagagagagagagagagagaggttctATCACTGATGACGTCAGCGTCAAGGTGGCCATGTCATTGTGtgagtggtggtggtggtaggTGACTTGTGCGACTTGGAATCTGTATTTTGGGCTGAAGGGGAAGTAACCTGGCACCTTCCCGGTTCACAAATCCGACCCATCTTCATTCCCTTCCGACCCAATTACACACCCTTACAATTCATTATCAATGGAAACTCGTTTTGATGTGACAATT
Proteins encoded in this window:
- the LOC107416853 gene encoding VQ motif-containing protein 22, whose protein sequence is MNQTMSSSSEWMHFYNQSFSGQPVHPPGHHLTPSPIFGGGGTSTPGGDRVISDATVVTTAFPTTTTANPLGSGNSSPTAATNLSPEGRVSKPARKRSRASRRTPTTLLNTDTANFRAMVQQFTGGPSAPFGSVSHPGGVSFGFASGGGGGIRQNFMNPLMVPAGFQLQQQQQVFHQLQQQNQGQGQGGQYLQFGLSNGTSTPAVDGFLQRLSSGGRAGNVNGGGGGGGVNTAEGFMNMEHGVSAPRPSSGSNENRSNSSFMF